In Streptococcus respiraculi, one DNA window encodes the following:
- the essA gene encoding type VII secretion protein EssA: MKKVLCFLLLSTCLLSVAVYADDGSLKIDTDIHSKQESKEVHYIEQESELAKLFRADTSESIQTVQENTKNTEKKEKDNLFLGNLSSTNIMEAYQPLLFTSKTMISNTGDYHISLNEKSPALSWQVLGVLSLAFCVLGYSIIRAFTRKKEGNRL; encoded by the coding sequence ATGAAAAAAGTACTTTGTTTTCTGTTGCTATCTACCTGCTTATTGTCTGTAGCTGTCTATGCGGATGATGGCTCATTGAAAATTGATACGGATATTCATTCAAAACAGGAATCGAAAGAAGTCCATTATATCGAACAAGAAAGTGAGCTTGCAAAGCTATTTCGTGCTGATACATCAGAATCAATTCAAACAGTACAAGAAAACACAAAAAATACTGAAAAAAAAGAAAAAGATAATCTTTTCTTGGGGAATTTATCCAGCACAAATATTATGGAAGCCTATCAACCCTTGTTGTTTACTTCAAAGACCATGATTTCAAATACAGGAGACTATCATATCTCATTAAATGAGAAGTCTCCTGCGCTTTCATGGCAAGTGCTAGGGGTGCTTAGTTTAGCATTTTGTGTGCTGGGATACTCGATTATACGAGCTTTCACCCGAAAAAAGGAGGGAAATAGATTATGA
- the esaA gene encoding type VII secretion protein EsaA → MNKKLLVWLGVGLLAITVVVSFFGVIKPTSISKNPSEQTTQKNPFKIAVVNEDKGMTYNGENVNIANTLMKSFSKSTDYVIETVSRSIAIKGLENNTYQLMIIFPSKFSEDSLAIESANPSRAVFQYEIKSDRQLVVKQAEQAVVDVKSLFNKDLVNIYFLSIIGNLQTAQSQVSDVVTNEGESLDAYNTKLFNPLTSYSQLFAGLHSTPNDLLNTYSSFSKDLNNTNAAFTSIASVGKSYEEEIEKIKSLQEAWQSSIDTRETILKNYDVEFSKLTVEQQLAQMKELNSYIFEHLNEPAVWKDTTDKVNGFNTELKSFVERLKKLNTDIDKSLENYDEAIAKAVDESLADTTGKTDQADEIKQTLGLYFKKLHDTMLSKIDGAITAMPYYDDDGINRMDLSDADKNYLKNINRFVEWYSTENEKTLPARPASTMQQQYIASVKEAVSQNLQKQRTIPFNNIEGNVTSVKLSVPENYVLHVSDYPTTQISATEYEVAGLSGTSFAISYTLAAVNPEQVDIFQEVPVRAVVTTSQEVGVLSSESEEKTVSDKVKVPADLEEAESKTREVEGAMVVRIPKAETKTITRTYSDTDVISNASAYTVNVNTQAVYNDVKSYLEVASLAKAYYDMDLQTGELKPGPSALLNQTDVENLKTIIVNLIKDTTVSSLKDQLKVPDEDLEKFEAKVADAEGLITNIDGLRTSTSDLLAQLSSVIEETEKTHTTITSKPVFTESEKRDNVDLVTVTMDMNKDMVQLLTASQTLMNNTKSNQSVSKTIESDVERLSSDVTNLEKEGESLSGRVVELKNVMDDTYTSNKEFLQAFSTVLSNTKTGNNKNEAVYDYLSNPVDASKIQNVLGNSTATKVTTARQDERSGLLIILICYLVALGIAYLLQHADIPELQKQLKITNRIHWKNATGPMAFLTVMGATAGILIATVSGYKLAMNFGQIFFLIFIVIAAVLFFTYGLNLLLEKIKSLGFLLGIALLLLHIITASQLLDAYYVSSTNFLGAMSPLTYIEDLVTNYINHTKGWELPFILLLMVVIALGSTNVLIYSKVKDN, encoded by the coding sequence GTGAATAAAAAATTATTGGTATGGCTAGGTGTTGGTTTATTAGCTATCACAGTTGTAGTATCTTTTTTTGGTGTTATAAAACCAACTTCAATTAGTAAAAATCCTTCAGAACAAACAACTCAGAAGAATCCATTTAAGATTGCAGTTGTCAATGAAGATAAAGGAATGACCTATAACGGAGAGAATGTCAATATTGCCAATACACTCATGAAATCATTTTCAAAATCTACGGATTATGTTATTGAAACAGTGTCTCGTTCGATTGCAATAAAAGGGTTAGAGAACAATACTTATCAGTTAATGATCATCTTCCCGAGTAAATTTTCAGAGGATAGTTTGGCGATTGAATCTGCGAATCCGTCGCGAGCTGTCTTTCAGTATGAAATCAAATCTGATAGACAACTAGTTGTAAAGCAGGCCGAGCAAGCTGTAGTTGATGTTAAGAGTCTTTTCAATAAAGATCTAGTCAATATCTACTTTCTTAGTATCATTGGAAACCTTCAGACTGCGCAATCTCAAGTGTCAGACGTTGTGACAAACGAAGGGGAGTCTTTAGATGCGTATAATACAAAACTATTTAATCCCTTGACTTCCTATTCTCAGTTGTTTGCAGGCTTACACTCAACACCAAATGATTTGTTAAACACGTATTCTTCATTTAGTAAAGATCTCAACAATACAAATGCTGCGTTTACATCAATTGCTAGCGTAGGTAAAAGCTATGAGGAAGAAATCGAAAAGATCAAATCCTTGCAGGAAGCTTGGCAATCGTCGATTGATACGAGAGAAACCATTTTAAAAAATTATGATGTAGAATTTTCAAAGTTAACAGTTGAACAACAGTTAGCTCAGATGAAAGAGCTTAATTCATATATTTTTGAACATTTGAATGAGCCTGCTGTATGGAAAGATACAACTGACAAAGTGAATGGCTTCAATACCGAACTAAAGAGTTTTGTAGAACGTTTAAAAAAGCTAAACACCGATATTGACAAAAGCTTAGAAAACTATGACGAAGCTATTGCGAAAGCAGTTGATGAGTCACTGGCAGATACGACTGGAAAGACAGATCAAGCTGATGAAATCAAGCAAACGCTAGGGCTATACTTTAAGAAACTACATGATACAATGCTGTCAAAAATAGATGGTGCTATTACTGCAATGCCTTACTATGATGATGATGGCATTAATCGTATGGACTTATCTGACGCAGATAAGAATTACTTGAAAAATATTAATCGTTTTGTGGAGTGGTATTCAACTGAAAATGAAAAAACTTTACCAGCAAGACCAGCTTCTACGATGCAACAACAGTATATCGCAAGCGTTAAAGAAGCTGTCTCACAAAATTTGCAGAAGCAAAGAACCATTCCTTTTAATAATATTGAGGGAAATGTGACTAGCGTAAAACTATCTGTTCCTGAAAATTATGTATTACATGTCAGCGACTACCCTACTACACAAATAAGTGCTACGGAATATGAGGTTGCTGGCTTAAGTGGTACTTCATTTGCGATTTCCTATACTCTTGCAGCAGTGAATCCAGAGCAAGTGGATATCTTCCAAGAAGTACCAGTACGAGCAGTCGTAACGACTAGTCAAGAAGTGGGGGTACTTTCTAGTGAGAGTGAGGAGAAAACAGTCTCTGATAAGGTAAAAGTCCCTGCGGATCTAGAAGAGGCTGAGTCTAAGACTCGAGAAGTTGAGGGAGCAATGGTTGTTCGTATCCCGAAAGCAGAAACGAAGACGATTACAAGAACCTATTCAGATACAGATGTTATTTCGAACGCTTCTGCCTACACAGTAAATGTTAATACACAAGCCGTTTATAATGATGTGAAGAGCTATTTAGAGGTCGCTTCTCTTGCAAAAGCATATTATGATATGGATTTACAAACTGGTGAACTGAAACCAGGTCCATCTGCTTTATTAAACCAGACAGATGTTGAGAACCTTAAAACTATTATTGTCAATCTCATTAAAGACACAACAGTCTCAAGTCTAAAAGATCAATTAAAAGTTCCTGATGAAGATTTAGAGAAGTTTGAAGCTAAAGTTGCAGATGCCGAAGGGTTAATTACGAATATTGATGGGTTAAGAACAAGCACTTCTGATTTACTTGCTCAATTGAGCTCTGTCATCGAGGAGACTGAAAAAACTCATACAACTATTACAAGTAAGCCTGTATTCACAGAATCAGAAAAGAGAGATAATGTAGATTTAGTAACGGTTACCATGGATATGAACAAAGATATGGTTCAGCTACTGACCGCAAGTCAAACACTGATGAACAATACAAAATCGAATCAATCCGTTTCTAAAACGATTGAATCAGATGTAGAGCGTCTGTCGTCTGATGTAACGAATCTGGAAAAAGAAGGTGAGTCTTTATCAGGCCGTGTTGTAGAATTGAAAAATGTGATGGATGATACCTACACTTCGAACAAAGAGTTCCTTCAAGCCTTTTCAACTGTGCTAAGCAACACCAAAACAGGAAATAATAAAAATGAGGCTGTCTACGATTATCTATCAAATCCAGTAGATGCATCAAAAATTCAAAATGTTTTAGGAAACTCTACGGCTACGAAAGTAACAACAGCACGCCAAGATGAACGATCCGGTTTACTGATTATTTTAATTTGTTATTTGGTAGCTTTAGGAATTGCTTACTTGTTACAACATGCAGACATTCCAGAACTACAGAAACAACTGAAGATTACCAATCGAATTCATTGGAAAAACGCGACAGGTCCTATGGCGTTTCTGACAGTAATGGGAGCTACTGCAGGAATTTTGATTGCGACAGTATCTGGATATAAGCTAGCCATGAATTTTGGACAGATCTTTTTTCTAATCTTTATAGTAATTGCGGCAGTTCTATTCTTTACTTATGGGTTAAATCTGCTCTTAGAGAAAATCAAGAGTTTAGGATTTTTACTTGGAATAGCGCTATTACTTCTACACATTATAACGGCTAGTCAGTTATTAGATGCTTACTATGTTAGTTCGACTAACTTTCTAGGGGCGATGTCTCCGTTGACCTATATAGAAGATTTAGTAACAAATTATATCAACCATACGAAAGGCTGGGAGTTGCCATTTATTCTGTTATTGATGGTAGTGATTGCTTTAGGAAGTACGAATGTACTGATTTACAGTAAGGTCAAAGATAACTAA
- a CDS encoding type VII secretion protein: MNEYVNVSLDFVPFINRQIDLRIPSSMTLKELLQIVSHAYGLNLSIVNPTARIIQSGQTIASTGTLEFVKDGVLLQLETI; the protein is encoded by the coding sequence ATGAATGAGTATGTCAATGTTAGTCTTGACTTTGTTCCATTTATCAACCGTCAAATTGATTTAAGAATCCCTTCTTCGATGACACTAAAGGAATTACTACAAATTGTATCTCATGCTTATGGATTAAATTTGAGCATAGTTAATCCGACTGCACGGATTATACAGTCGGGACAGACGATTGCTAGTACAGGAACGTTGGAGTTTGTGAAGGATGGAGTATTACTACAATTAGAAACCATTTAG
- the essC gene encoding type VII secretion protein EssC, translating into MMYLIYQTNAYPLYAEKNYVLGKEIHSDICIPLENSLSLKVDTETVSLAEKNYTVGIHTVSLSDTVTITLMILPETQYFLLPKNSLYLSDEEDATIRLEDYNGEIVYTFHENGSIDFISSDTYFLNGHKQSGKQTIRENDVLLFEKGIVLSLQKQVLSIATIFDIKTSLLNFVETVVEDRAKEFHRSPRIILREPEEKITIASAPTDEDSAKRSLLKLLITPLAMIVFTGLTYFFSRSGGMVFMMMGMSIITIGTSIHSYFSDKKNHKEKQAQKLKDYMSYLDTKYKDLSTYKEEQIEALLYHYPDTQTILDMAARTDRRIYEKTLYHFDFLTYRLGLGEIPASFQIDYSNSELTKYNEEAGQKVQELLSYYRMISPVPIQNDIASPIGYIGNRKVVIEQVQQLMMQVATFQSYHDVQFIPIFREEELPLWNWSRWLPHIKIQAFNSRGFVYSQRTRDQLLTSLYQIIKERKLDSEQDKNTEKQYTPRYILLITDLSLLLDHNIMEYINEDLSHLGIHYIFVEEVIESLPEHVQTVVDYRGDKKATLLLQNGTYVNNPFVPLPMIDVQSKEGFARNMAGINHVQTLRNSIPNSITFLEMYGVSRVEELDLLTRWSENETYQTMAVPLGVRGRDDILYLNLHEKAHGPHGLIAGTTGSGKSELIQSYILSLAVNYHPYEVAFLLIDYKGGGMANLFADLPHVVGTITNLDGNQANRALVSIKAELKKRQRIFLEHDVNHINQYTKLFKEGKVSEPLPQLLIISDEFAELKANQPDFMDELISTARIGRSLGVKLILATQKPSGVVNDQIWSNSKFKIALKVQDVADSREVIKTSDAAEITQTGRAYLQVGNNEIYELFQSAWSGADYNPDGKHQAQRETTIYEITDSGQYSPINKDLSGLANQKEVKAVPTELDAIVEKAQEVFEGLQIPKVASPWLPPLEEKIYAKDLQSVNFKDYWNQNTGPLEVLVGYQDIPEKQEQSPLYFNMEQAGHILLVSSPGFGKSTFLQNFAVDIMRKQTPEEAHFYLYDFGTSGLISLSDFPHVADYFALDETEKIMKSLRILTKEVKQRKKALSQAKATNLSQYNQLSGEQFPTIFIEIDGFDSVMDAPFADSFYDVLNVIARDGASLGMYLIVTLSRLNAMRLQLQTNFKTKISLFLFDSSDLSGVVGRSNIPLEEIKGRAIGKFEEITTFQIPLPYSSEYYTDYITEVKSEITAMSQEWAGSLPAGIPMLPEKVTLKVMKEYLEASTDFIFGLEREAVVPSGFSFKRPILMASDSPLAVNHYYKLLEHRINSLSDKYNAVILDSNQRISNQLFEGIQRFTSSLEVENVLKTIIEDLKKRMEAPNESYPNWLIIIPDLASTGMSAGLSEADMKLLLLEGARHGVTVLFVGSYQDLVNNSYDSYVKLMLQLVEQVFFGVRISDQNHTRYPYLTNEPSLKPNQGYILYPEGYEFVQLLEV; encoded by the coding sequence ATGATGTATCTTATTTATCAAACAAATGCCTATCCTCTTTATGCCGAAAAGAACTATGTATTAGGAAAAGAAATTCATTCTGATATTTGTATTCCGCTGGAGAACTCTCTTTCATTAAAAGTGGATACAGAAACAGTGTCTTTAGCAGAAAAGAATTATACAGTAGGGATTCATACGGTATCCTTATCGGATACTGTTACCATTACGTTAATGATTCTTCCTGAAACTCAGTATTTTCTCCTACCAAAGAATTCTCTCTACCTATCAGATGAGGAAGATGCGACGATTCGCTTAGAAGATTACAATGGAGAAATAGTCTATACTTTTCATGAAAATGGAAGTATTGATTTTATCAGTAGCGATACTTATTTTCTAAATGGTCACAAGCAGTCTGGTAAACAAACCATTCGTGAAAACGATGTTCTCCTTTTCGAGAAAGGGATTGTATTATCACTTCAAAAGCAGGTTCTTTCGATAGCAACCATTTTTGATATTAAAACTTCCTTATTAAACTTTGTCGAGACAGTAGTTGAAGATCGTGCAAAAGAGTTTCATCGCTCTCCACGTATTATTTTAAGAGAGCCAGAAGAAAAAATCACGATTGCTTCTGCTCCAACAGATGAGGATAGTGCAAAGCGATCATTATTGAAGCTTTTGATTACGCCTCTTGCGATGATTGTCTTTACAGGCTTGACCTATTTCTTTTCTCGTAGTGGTGGCATGGTTTTCATGATGATGGGGATGTCTATCATTACAATAGGAACATCCATCCATTCTTATTTCTCGGATAAGAAAAATCACAAAGAAAAGCAAGCACAAAAGCTAAAGGACTATATGTCGTATTTAGATACGAAGTACAAAGATCTTTCAACTTATAAAGAGGAGCAGATAGAAGCACTTCTTTATCATTATCCAGATACACAGACTATTCTGGACATGGCTGCGCGGACAGATAGACGAATCTATGAGAAGACGCTTTATCATTTTGATTTCTTAACTTATCGCTTAGGACTAGGAGAAATACCAGCTAGCTTTCAAATTGATTATAGCAACTCTGAGTTGACCAAGTATAATGAAGAGGCAGGGCAAAAGGTACAGGAACTGTTGTCCTACTATAGAATGATAAGCCCAGTTCCAATTCAAAATGATATTGCGAGCCCTATCGGTTATATTGGTAATCGAAAAGTGGTGATTGAGCAGGTTCAACAATTGATGATGCAGGTAGCGACTTTCCAAAGTTATCATGATGTACAGTTTATTCCAATCTTCCGTGAAGAAGAACTACCGCTGTGGAATTGGAGTCGTTGGTTGCCTCATATCAAGATTCAAGCCTTTAATAGTCGTGGATTTGTCTATAGCCAACGGACACGCGATCAGTTATTAACCTCTCTTTATCAGATTATTAAGGAGAGAAAGCTAGATAGTGAGCAAGATAAAAATACTGAGAAGCAGTACACGCCTCGCTATATTTTATTGATTACAGACCTCAGTCTACTCTTAGACCATAACATTATGGAGTATATCAATGAAGACCTGTCGCATTTAGGCATTCATTATATTTTTGTGGAAGAAGTGATTGAAAGTTTGCCAGAACATGTGCAGACGGTTGTGGATTACCGTGGCGATAAGAAAGCGACTCTCCTACTTCAAAATGGAACCTATGTGAATAACCCCTTTGTTCCTTTACCGATGATTGATGTACAGTCTAAAGAAGGTTTTGCGCGGAATATGGCGGGGATTAATCATGTTCAAACCCTGCGCAATTCGATACCAAATAGCATTACCTTCTTAGAGATGTATGGAGTGAGTCGTGTAGAAGAGTTGGATTTATTGACCCGTTGGTCTGAAAATGAAACCTATCAAACTATGGCAGTTCCACTAGGAGTGCGTGGACGTGACGATATTCTCTATTTGAATTTACACGAAAAAGCTCACGGGCCACACGGCTTGATTGCAGGGACCACAGGATCAGGTAAATCCGAGCTGATTCAGTCTTATATCTTATCATTGGCGGTTAATTATCATCCCTATGAAGTTGCCTTTCTCTTGATTGACTATAAAGGGGGAGGAATGGCTAACCTATTTGCGGATCTCCCACACGTTGTAGGAACCATCACCAACTTGGATGGAAACCAAGCAAATCGTGCCCTTGTGTCCATTAAGGCAGAGTTGAAAAAACGTCAGCGCATCTTCTTAGAGCATGATGTCAACCACATTAATCAATATACAAAACTCTTCAAAGAAGGAAAAGTTAGCGAACCACTTCCTCAGCTTCTGATTATCAGTGATGAGTTTGCGGAGTTAAAAGCCAATCAACCAGACTTTATGGATGAGTTGATTTCGACTGCCCGTATTGGTCGTTCACTAGGGGTGAAATTGATTCTAGCTACCCAAAAGCCAAGCGGTGTCGTTAATGACCAAATTTGGTCCAACTCGAAATTTAAAATTGCCCTAAAAGTTCAAGATGTTGCGGATTCACGAGAAGTGATTAAGACTTCAGATGCAGCAGAAATCACTCAAACGGGACGAGCTTACTTACAGGTTGGGAATAATGAAATTTATGAACTATTCCAAAGTGCCTGGTCAGGAGCAGATTATAACCCAGATGGGAAACATCAAGCTCAGCGGGAAACCACGATTTATGAGATTACAGACAGTGGTCAATATTCACCGATTAATAAAGATTTGAGTGGCCTAGCAAACCAAAAAGAAGTCAAAGCGGTTCCGACTGAGTTAGATGCGATTGTCGAAAAAGCGCAGGAAGTATTTGAGGGCTTGCAGATCCCTAAAGTGGCCAGTCCTTGGTTACCACCTCTAGAAGAAAAAATATATGCCAAAGACTTACAATCCGTGAACTTTAAAGATTACTGGAATCAGAATACAGGACCTTTGGAAGTTCTAGTAGGCTATCAAGATATTCCTGAAAAGCAAGAACAGTCACCGCTTTATTTCAATATGGAGCAGGCAGGACACATTCTTTTGGTATCTAGTCCAGGGTTTGGGAAATCGACTTTCTTGCAAAATTTTGCGGTGGATATTATGCGGAAGCAAACACCAGAAGAAGCCCATTTTTACCTCTATGATTTTGGGACAAGTGGGTTGATTTCTCTCTCTGATTTCCCTCATGTAGCAGATTACTTTGCCTTAGATGAGACAGAGAAGATTATGAAATCACTTCGCATTCTGACAAAAGAAGTGAAGCAACGGAAGAAGGCATTGTCACAAGCGAAGGCAACCAACCTCAGTCAGTACAATCAACTATCAGGAGAACAGTTCCCAACAATCTTTATTGAGATTGATGGATTTGATAGTGTCATGGATGCGCCATTTGCGGATTCTTTCTATGATGTATTAAATGTCATTGCCCGTGATGGAGCCTCATTGGGAATGTACCTCATTGTGACCTTGTCACGACTAAATGCGATGCGACTCCAGCTACAAACAAACTTTAAAACCAAGATTTCTCTCTTCTTATTTGATTCCAGTGACTTATCGGGTGTAGTTGGTCGATCAAATATCCCGCTAGAAGAGATAAAGGGGAGGGCGATTGGTAAGTTTGAAGAAATTACAACCTTCCAGATTCCATTGCCATATAGTAGTGAATATTACACGGACTATATTACTGAGGTGAAATCAGAAATTACAGCGATGTCTCAAGAGTGGGCAGGAAGTTTACCAGCAGGAATTCCAATGTTGCCTGAGAAAGTCACGCTAAAAGTGATGAAAGAATATCTAGAGGCAAGTACAGATTTTATTTTTGGTCTAGAGCGAGAAGCTGTAGTACCATCTGGATTTAGTTTTAAGCGTCCGATATTGATGGCGTCAGATAGTCCTCTTGCGGTGAATCATTATTATAAACTCTTAGAGCACCGTATAAATAGTTTATCTGACAAATATAATGCGGTTATCTTGGATTCGAATCAACGCATTTCCAATCAATTATTTGAAGGTATTCAACGCTTTACAAGCTCACTAGAAGTTGAAAATGTCCTTAAAACGATTATAGAGGATTTGAAGAAACGGATGGAGGCTCCAAATGAGTCATATCCAAACTGGTTGATTATTATTCCGGATTTGGCTTCGACAGGAATGAGTGCTGGTTTGAGTGAAGCGGATATGAAACTTCTCTTGCTTGAAGGAGCGAGGCATGGGGTGACTGTTCTCTTTGTGGGAAGTTATCAAGATTTAGTTAATAACAGCTATGATAGTTATGTTAAACTCATGCTTCAGTTAGTCGAACAAGTCTTTTTTGGTGTTCGAATCAGTGATCAGAATCATACTCGTTATCCATATTTGACTAATGAACCATCTCTGAAACCAAATCAAGGCTATATCCTCTATCCAGAAGGGTATGAGTTTGTGCAGTTACTAGAGGTGTAG
- a CDS encoding ATP-grasp domain-containing protein → MIEVYRIIDRFTITDKGFVYSFETKAVQSLKLNDIVYDLQGNEFQVSGVEMIRRAPDQADNGSVSQKGFLFQSKNGEQAMGSILLKKKPTLHFLFSSDPLDCRKVDSDYLEEYTYASKNYDCALFSLERFEEGKPFIFGDSIQGITIYRGWMLSVDEYRKLYIELLSKGIYLINTPEEYERYHHLPKWYQSFEGETFESFWSTSDKLEDIEKKVGDKKGAFIVKDYVKSRKHEWYEACYIDNIANQMNFREIVTNFVKRQGSQFVGGIVLRKYEKLNYIGFHDKSGMPIAEEYRIFVYAGKILIIGDYWNGNTDGYLSSSEITWIKSIVQKVNSNFVTIDVARKEDGSLILMEFGDGQVSGLQELGEKEFYAAFALLLSI, encoded by the coding sequence ATGATTGAAGTGTATAGAATAATAGATAGATTTACGATTACAGATAAAGGATTTGTATATAGTTTTGAAACTAAGGCAGTCCAATCTTTGAAACTTAACGATATTGTATATGATTTGCAGGGTAATGAATTTCAAGTCTCTGGAGTCGAGATGATCCGTCGCGCTCCTGACCAAGCTGACAATGGTAGTGTTAGTCAGAAAGGCTTTCTCTTTCAATCAAAAAATGGGGAACAGGCAATGGGCAGTATTTTGCTAAAGAAGAAGCCAACGCTTCATTTTTTATTTAGCAGTGACCCACTGGATTGTAGGAAAGTTGATAGTGATTATTTAGAAGAGTACACCTATGCGAGTAAGAATTATGATTGTGCTTTATTTAGTTTAGAGAGATTCGAAGAAGGAAAGCCATTCATTTTTGGAGATAGTATACAAGGGATAACAATTTATAGAGGCTGGATGCTGTCGGTTGATGAGTATCGTAAACTTTATATTGAATTATTATCCAAAGGAATTTATTTGATTAATACTCCAGAAGAATATGAACGCTATCATCATTTACCAAAATGGTATCAATCTTTTGAAGGCGAGACATTTGAATCGTTTTGGTCAACTAGCGATAAGCTAGAAGATATTGAAAAAAAGGTGGGAGACAAAAAAGGAGCTTTCATTGTAAAGGATTATGTAAAAAGCAGGAAACATGAATGGTATGAAGCTTGTTATATTGATAATATAGCAAATCAAATGAACTTTAGAGAAATTGTTACGAATTTCGTTAAAAGACAAGGTAGTCAATTCGTTGGAGGGATTGTTCTTCGGAAGTATGAAAAGTTAAATTATATTGGATTTCATGACAAAAGTGGCATGCCGATAGCGGAAGAATATAGAATTTTTGTTTATGCAGGGAAAATACTGATAATTGGTGATTATTGGAATGGTAATACGGATGGATATTTGTCTAGTAGTGAGATAACGTGGATTAAATCCATCGTTCAGAAGGTCAATAGTAATTTCGTTACAATAGATGTAGCACGGAAAGAAGACGGGAGCTTAATTCTAATGGAATTCGGTGATGGGCAAGTATCTGGACTTCAAGAATTAGGAGAAAAAGAGTTTTATGCTGCATTTGCACTATTGCTATCTATATAG
- the essB gene encoding type VII secretion protein EssB produces the protein MKELKVELLAEDVKGNREVAYTLLEAVHPLFLTTDMSVQDDMLLLESYLEDGMYGWERLSELTVEERLRHLLNIGCLYKELEFSKYTYSFEPESIVFTMNGAPLFIHKGIKGQVPPYDGIAEGEFLERYKAMTLSLLDDKTDYPSLLDGKLPFYKGNLFCETVVKAETIAEVLKLLQEKYNEEKQLNEQNFSRMSNKVVSRMKFSTIISTIVAVCSLIGIGYLFFFALPRQEMISTIRLAFIQEDYSQVISTLKNTDSKSLSQDDKYIVAYSVIMTEHLTDEQKTELSKISNQSNEDYLRYWVLIGQAKIDEAIDIASFLDDPQLLMYGMTKKIDEIQREPDMTSEERTEKINGYKSKLEELKKQYLTSSDSDKQETTNEERTSTTTSSTTTSSSSSNSQ, from the coding sequence ATGAAAGAATTGAAAGTAGAATTATTAGCCGAGGATGTTAAAGGAAATCGTGAGGTAGCGTATACCTTATTAGAGGCTGTACATCCTCTTTTTCTTACAACAGATATGAGTGTCCAAGATGATATGTTGTTGTTAGAAAGTTACCTTGAAGATGGGATGTACGGCTGGGAACGCTTGAGCGAGTTAACGGTGGAAGAACGCTTGCGTCACCTCTTGAATATTGGTTGCTTGTATAAGGAATTAGAGTTTTCGAAATACACCTACTCCTTTGAACCAGAGTCTATTGTTTTTACGATGAATGGTGCTCCCCTTTTTATTCATAAGGGAATCAAAGGACAAGTGCCACCATATGATGGAATAGCAGAAGGAGAGTTCCTAGAGCGTTACAAAGCAATGACTCTGTCGCTTTTAGATGATAAGACAGACTATCCTTCTTTGCTGGATGGAAAATTACCTTTTTACAAAGGAAATCTTTTCTGTGAGACTGTGGTTAAGGCAGAAACGATTGCAGAAGTGTTGAAGTTACTTCAAGAAAAATACAATGAAGAGAAACAGCTCAATGAACAGAACTTTTCAAGAATGAGTAATAAAGTGGTTTCACGAATGAAATTTTCTACGATTATTTCTACGATTGTAGCTGTTTGTTCACTGATTGGGATTGGCTACCTATTCTTCTTTGCCTTGCCAAGACAGGAAATGATCTCGACTATTCGATTAGCCTTCATTCAGGAAGATTATTCACAAGTCATCTCTACTTTGAAAAATACAGATAGTAAGTCACTCAGTCAAGATGATAAGTATATTGTGGCTTATTCAGTGATTATGACGGAACATTTGACCGATGAGCAAAAAACAGAACTAAGTAAAATCTCTAATCAGTCAAATGAAGATTATCTTCGTTATTGGGTGTTAATTGGTCAAGCAAAGATTGATGAAGCGATTGATATTGCTAGCTTCTTAGATGATCCACAACTATTGATGTATGGAATGACAAAGAAAATTGATGAGATTCAGCGTGAACCAGACATGACTTCTGAAGAACGGACAGAAAAAATTAATGGCTACAAATCGAAATTAGAAGAGTTGAAAAAGCAATATTTGACGTCTTCTGATAGTGATAAGCAAGAGACTACAAACGAAGAGAGAACGTCAACTACTACTTCAAGCACTACAACAAGTAGCTCTTCATCTAATTCACAATAG